A single Watersipora subatra chromosome 7, tzWatSuba1.1, whole genome shotgun sequence DNA region contains:
- the LOC137400563 gene encoding receptor-type tyrosine-protein phosphatase alpha-like, with protein MLDIHGKAENGENLSQQAATPVSTEPTYENSTRVLVDQLYERVHEEKRNSPNHPFRDEFKNKCSRYWPESGSTKFGDFLVTLIETTQFSSYVVRKMKYAIGNEVGTVTLCHYTEWYDHDVPSPVGLLSFRARVKQESAASAAPIIVHCSAGVGRTGTYIALEILIHEANDSKRAAKSIDVFTRVNNLRSQRMHMVQVVRHCHAEIPQFHVPTSLRPSKNGSRKEQVAFHFYQNNSRGSIKHQAVAMMGSAALHRNKKISPKIEIPKLFPGYQKKRGFILTQIPMSSTTPEYWRMVVEQKSALVIYLNDCKVHRVKVLEIKTSKNTLPSCQQLVQLCQKAEKYATSGSDTITVQCRNGCRLSGHFLISMNLYMRMRIEQEVDIVLEVNLASHSGAQIGTTLKELEALYKFVEYYLSEFNTYSNFSAID; from the exons ATGCTGGACATTCACGGAAAAGCAGAAAATGGAGAAAACCTTTCACAGCAAGCAGCAACGCCTGTTTCAACTGAACCAACATATGAAAATTCTACCAGAGTTCTAGTAGATCAACTTTATGAGAGAGTACACGAAGAGAAGAGAAATTCCCCTAACCATCCTTTTAGAGATGAGTTCAAa AACAAGTGTTCAAGATACTGGCCTGAGAGTGGCAGCACTAAATTTGGAGATTTCTTGGTTACTCTTATCGAGACCACACAGTTTTCTTCTTATGTGGTACGCAAGATGAAGTATGCAATAGGAAAC GAAGTAGGAACAGTGACGCTGTGTCACTATACAGAGTGGTACGACCATGATGTCCCATCGCCAGTGGGTCTTTTGAGTTTTCGAGCTAGAGTAAAGCAAGAATCAGCCGCAAGTGCTGCCCCAATCATCGTACACTGCAG TGCAGGAGTAGGCAGGACAGGTACCTACATAGCTCTAGAGATTCTTATACATGAAGCAAATGACTCAAAAAGGGCAGCAAAATCTATTGATGTCTTTACACGTGTAAATAATCTGAGGAGCCAAAGAATGCACATGGTGCAAGTTGTG AGACATTGTCATGCGGAAATACCTCAGTTCCATGTGCCAACTTCCCTGCGACCTTCCAAAAATGGCAGcag AAAGGAGCAGGTGGCGTTTCATTTTTATCAGAACAACTCACGAGGCTCGATCAAACATCAAGCAGTTGCGATGATGGGGTCTGCTGCTCTGCATCGCAACAAGAAAATATCACCAAAAATAGAGATACCAAAGCTCTTCCCT GGATATCAAAAGAAAAGAGGATTCATTTTGACTCAGATTCCCATGAGCTCTACAACACCAGAATATTGGAGAATGGTTGTAGAGCAAAAGTCAGCTCTTGTGATATATCTAAATGACTGTAAG GTGCATCGTGTGAAAGTTCTGGAAATAAAAACAAGCAAGAACACCCTTCCCTCATGCCAACAGCTTGTTCAACTTTGTCAGAAAGCAGAAAAATATGCCACTTCTGGTTCAGATACTATTACTGTGCAATGCAG AAATGGGTGTCGTCTGAGTGGACATTTCCTTATTTCTATGAACCTGTATATGAGAATGAGAATTGAGCAGGAAGTGGATATTGTCTTGGAGGTTAATCTGGCCAGCCACAGCGGGGCACAGATTGGCACTACTCTG AAAGAGTTGGAAGCACTGTACAAATTTGTGGAATATTACCTATCAGAGTTCAACACCTATTCCAACTTCTCAGCcatcgattaa